The following are encoded together in the Sphaerodactylus townsendi isolate TG3544 linkage group LG12, MPM_Stown_v2.3, whole genome shotgun sequence genome:
- the CKAP2L gene encoding cytoskeleton-associated protein 2-like, with amino-acid sequence MKPPPRKGAAAAAQEERWRKLQEYLAAKGKLKRPSSKPYLKDRNNQQNLVPSKSDPTARCKKEILKKTESEQKREAKYSVLAGRVRQSRSSGASVSQKSQNVPSQLLRKDPLCPLPSKASAENLFGKRSITTASSRHSLCQARKSKKLEPVTKPQTQPHLQTAKSFMHPDNPVENLQEKANKENLEANAPLSPDLLSGSQTVNSKPVVGFDSRGSVPGKKQARSYQVVKSKVQSNPRRPSANLKGADLQKRVLGVSGVQTLLKVSQSSTPWRAEIKSQDLNPRATKQCMSEQRTENAAQSRTCRTPHTLQRGQSKDQWACEKPPACEKTQHVRRRPSSSHAKANPSATELRGKRTLSLAAWEETSKCGSPARRNQNSKKLQPTPRTPNLKPRPAISSDCRASKTTDAPRCGESKSRQLGMGMGQEPKTPCTQDRRKLLEQWLKSQGKSYKRPSMKLPAAKPRKKRETLNQSFWSGLGEEEERLENSLREKISSTLTKCLRLADEGFASEEILAMLSQIPEAEKFAQFWICKAKLLARHSAADIVGLYEAAVRAGAAPLHKLKEVVAELLKNPDTTGQVIPTQASLLPDMDQVEMSPQRTLQCQACKPASGIKLQVVPLHRTKEHWRGPETKLLTPVRRSLRIEGATACYPQMLKDHDTVVSSLNELTATGHGSFFVFRKNEALPEDMEMEFLKS; translated from the exons ATGAAGCCGCCTCCGCGGAAGGGGGCTGCGGCCGCTGCTCAAG AGGAGAGGTGGAGGAAACTGCAAGAATATTTAGCAGCCAAAGGAAAGCTAAAGCGACCCAGTTCCAA ACCATACTTAAAGGACAGGAATAATCAGCAGAACCTGGTTCCTTCCAAATCAGATCCT ACTGCCAGATGTAAAAAAGAAATCctaaagaaaacagaaagtgaACAGAAGAGGGAGGCAAAATATTCAGTCCTTGCTGGCCGGGTTCGGCAGAGCAGATCGTCTGGTGCTTCTGTCTCTCAGAAGTCCCAGAATGTACCTTCACAGCTGCTAAGAAAGGATCCACTCTGTCCCCTTCCCTCAAAGGCCTCTGCTGAAAATCTCTTTGGGAAACGGAGTATCACAACAGCCTCCTCCAGGCATAGTTTATGCCAAGCAAGAAAATCTAAAAAGTTGGAGCCAGTCACCAAACCACAGACTCAACCACACTTGCAGACTGCAAAAAGTTTCATGCACCCGGACAACCCTGTGGAGAATTTGCAAGAAAAAGCGAATAAAGAGAACTTGGAGGCCAACGCTCCTCTGAGCCCTGACCTCCTATCTGGGTCCCAAACAGTGAACAGCAAGCCAGTTGTGGGCTTTGATTCACGAGGCAGCGTGCCTGGGAAAAAGCAAGCACGTTCTTATCAGGTTGTTAAGTCAAAGGTACAGAGTAACCCCAGAAGGCCTTCAGCtaatctcaaaggggctgatcTTCAGAAACGAGTCCTTGGAGTGTCAGGGGTACAGACTTTATTGAAGGTTAGCCAGTCATCTACTCCTTGGAGGGCAGAAATTAAAAGCCAGGATCTAAATCCCAGAGCAACAAAGCAATGTATGTCTGAGCAAAGAACAGAGAATGCGGCACAGTCGAGGACATGTAGAACCCCACATACTCTTCAGAGGGGACAATCAAAGGACCAGTGGGCATGTGAGAAGCCGCCAGCATGTGAGAAGACTCAGCATGTGAGAAGGCGTCCAAGCAGTTCTCATGCCAAAGCAAACCCCTCAGCAACAGAATTAAGAGGAAAACGGACTCTCTCTTTGGCTGCATGGGAGGAGACCAGCAAGTGTGGAAGCCCAGCAAGAAGGAACCAGAACAGTAAGAAGCTCCAGCCAACACCCAGGACTCCCAACTTGAAACCCAGGCCTGCCATCTCTTCGGATTGCAGAGCAAGTAAAACCACTGACGCTCCAAGATGTGGGGAAAGCAAGtcaaggcagctggggatgggaaTGGGTCAAGAGCCCAAAACCCCATGTACACAGGATCGCAG GAAGCTGCTAGAACAGTGGCTAAAATCTCAAGGGAAATCCTACAAGCGGCCATCAATGAAACTGCCTGCTGCAAAGCCACGGAAGAAAAGGGAGACCCTGAACCAGTCCTTCTGGAGTGGcctgggggaagaggaggagcgaTTGGAGAACAGCTTGAGAGAGAAGATCTCAAGTACACTGACAAAGTGCCTGAGGCTTGCTGATGAG GGATTTGCTTCAGAGGAGATCCTAGCCATGCTTTCCCAGATCCCAGAGGCAGAGAAGTTTGCCCAGTTCTGGATCTGCAAAGCAAAACTGCTGGCCAGACACAGCGCGGCTGACATAGTCGGGCTGTACGAAGCAGCGGTCCGTGCCGGGGCTGCC CCACTGCACAAATTGAAGGAGGTTGTTGCTGAGCTTTTGAAGAATCCAGACACAACAGGCCAGG TGATCCCCACTCAAGCCAGTCTTCTCCCTGACATGGACCAGGTTGAAATGAGCCCCCAGAGAACTTTGCAATGCCAGGCTTGCAAGCCAGCCTCGGGCATCAAGCTACAAGTGGTCCCACTGCACAG AACAAAAGAGCACTGGAGAGGGCCAGAGACAAAGCTCTTGACTCCGGTGCGGCGTTCCCTGCGGATTGAAGGTGCTACTGCTTGCTACCCACAGATGCTGAAGGACCACGACACAGTAGTGTCTTCCCTCAATGAACTTACAGCCACGGGTCATGGAAGCTTCTTTGTGTTCCGTAAAAATGAAGCTTTGCCAGAGGACATGGAAATGGAGTTCTTGAAGTCATGA